A window of Vigna unguiculata cultivar IT97K-499-35 chromosome 4, ASM411807v1, whole genome shotgun sequence contains these coding sequences:
- the LOC114181665 gene encoding heavy metal-associated isoprenylated plant protein 31: protein MSNMIEVRVPNLDCEGCASKLKKALFKLKGVDEVEVEMESQKVTVRGYGLEEKKVLKAIKRAGKVAEPWPFPGHAHFSSFYKYPSYIVNHYYDAYKSEATNGVHTFFHTPAVYSVAVASDEAFASLFSDDNPHACTIM, encoded by the exons ATGTCT AATATGATAGAGGTGAGAGTCCCAAATCTTGATTGTGAAGGATGTGCTTCAAAACTAAAGAAAGCTCTCTTCAAACTCAAAG GAGTAGATGAGGTAGAAGTTGAAATGGAATCACAGAAAGTAACAGTGAGGGGTTATGGATTGGAGGAAAAGAAGGTTCTGAAGGCAATAAAACGTGCAGGGAAAGTGGCAGAACCATGGCCATTTCCAGGACATGctcatttttcttcattttacaAGTACCCTAGTTACATTGTTAACCATTACTATGATGCATACAAAAGTGAAGCTACCAATGGAGTTCACACTTTCTTCCACACCCCTGCAGTGTATTCAGTTGCTGTGGCATCTGATGAAGCTTTTGCTTCTCTCTTCAGTGATGATAACCCTCATGCTTGCACTATAATGTAA
- the LOC114181451 gene encoding heavy metal-associated isoprenylated plant protein 39-like, whose protein sequence is MAQKVVLKVLTMTDDKTKQKAIEAAADIYGVDSIVADVKEQKLTVVGQMDTVKIVKKLKKVGKVDIISVGPAKEEKKEEKKEEKKEEKKEEKKEEKKEEKKEEKKEEKKEEKK, encoded by the exons ATGGCTCAG AAGGTCGTGCTAAAGGTTTTGACCATGACTGATGACAAAACCAAGCAGAAGGCTATTGAAGCTGCTGCTGATATCTATG GGGTTGATTCAATTGTTGCTGATGTGAAGGAGCAGAAGTTAACAGTGGTTGGCCAAATGGACACAGTGAAAATAGTGAAGAAACTGAAGAAAGTGGGGAAAGTGGATATTATATCAGTTGGACCtgcaaaagaagagaagaaagaagagaagaaagaggagaaaaaggaagagaagaaggaagagaaaaaggaagagaagaaagaggaaaagaaggaagagaagaaagaagagaagaaggaggagaaaaaatag